One part of the Dioscorea cayenensis subsp. rotundata cultivar TDr96_F1 chromosome 2, TDr96_F1_v2_PseudoChromosome.rev07_lg8_w22 25.fasta, whole genome shotgun sequence genome encodes these proteins:
- the LOC120272307 gene encoding glutamic acid-rich protein-like, with protein sequence MDMDSQGYQDIEGEKEATRERDNQGFQEIEGEKKATREKDSQSFKDIEGAIEATTEKNSEDEKDIEGGNDAAGKKNDEGDKDVEAEEDVAGEKDNKGDKDADDEKDVETMKEAAREENNEGEKGTDNDTKHANEEKNTVVDKGDKNESTTEYATPDEVRQEEKENQDNAH encoded by the exons ATGGACATG GATAGCCAAGGTTACCAGGACATAGAAGGTGAGAAGGAGGCCACCAGGGAGAGGGACAACCAAGGTTTCCAGGAAATAGAAGGTGAGAAGAAAGCCACTAGAGAGAAGGACAGCCAAAGTTTCAAGGACATAGAAGGTGCGATTGAGGCTACCACGGAGAAGAACAGCGAAGATGAGAAGGACATTGAAGGTGGGAATGACGCAGCCGGGAAGAAGAACGACGAAGGTGACAAGGACGTGGAAGCTGAGGAGGACGTTGCCGGAGAGAAAGACAACAAAGGTGACAAGGACGCCGACGACGAGAAGGACGTCGAAACTATGAAGGAGGCCGCCAGGGAGGAGAACAATGAAGGTGAGAAGGGTACCGACAATGACACAAAACATGCCAACGAAGAGAAGAACACCGTCGTGGACAAGGGCGACAAGAATGAATCCACTACTGAATATGCTACCCCTGATGAAGTGAGGCAGGAAGAAAAGGAGAACCAGGATAATGCACACTAG